The following proteins come from a genomic window of Maniola jurtina chromosome 15, ilManJurt1.1, whole genome shotgun sequence:
- the LOC123872429 gene encoding transformer-2 protein homolog alpha isoform X2 produces MSDRERSRSRTRNGSREPAPKAAVMARGHSRSRSRTPPPPKASSRKYRSPTRSRSGTPRRGYRGSRYSRSRSRSYSPRGSYRRSHSHSPMSSRRRHQGDRVRLLENPTPSRCLGVFGLSLYTTEQQIHHIFSKFGPVDKVQVVIDAKTGRSRGFCFVYFESQDDAKVAKNECTGMEIDGRRIRVDFSITQRAHTPTPGIYMGKPTHVRGDNGYDRRRDRDSDYYYRGSYRGNERERDYYARGYRHRSPSPHYRRRRYERERSYSPRKSYWGP; encoded by the exons ATGTCGGATCGTGAg AGGAGCCGCTCGAGGACCCGCAACGGGTCTCGGGAACCTGCCCCCAAGGCGGCTGTAATGGCTCGAGGGCACAGCCGAAGCCGGTCCCGCACGCCGCCGCCGCCAAAAGCATCCAGCAGAAAATACAGGAGCCC GACGCGCTCGCGCTCGGGCACGCCGCGGCGTGGCTACCGCGGGTCGCGCTACTCGCGCAGCCGCTCGCGCTCGTACTCGCCGCGCGGCTCGTACCGCCGCTCGCACTCGCACAGCCCGATGTCGTCGCGGCGGCGGCACCAAGGTGATCGGGTGAGGCTTTTG GAAAACCCAACACCATCTCGGTGCTTGGGTGTTTTTGGCTTGAGCCTGTATACAACTGAACAGCAAATCCACCACATCTTCTCTAAGTTTGGCCCCGTTGACAAAGTTCAAGTTGTTATTGATGCAAAG ACCGGTCGCTCTCGCGGATTCTGCTTCGTGTACTTCGAGTCTCAAGATGACGCAAAGGTGGCCAAGAACGAGTGTACTGGTATGGAGATAGACGGACGTCGCATCCGCGTTGACTTCTCTATCACGCAGCGCGCGCACACGCCTACACCCGGCATTTACATGGGCAAACCAACACA tgTACGAGGCGACAACGGCTACGACAGGCGCAGGGATAGgga CAGTGACTACTACTACCGCGGCAGCTACCGCGGCAACGAGCGCGAACGTGACTATTACGCGCGCGGCTACCGCCACCGCTCGCCCTCGCCGCACTACCGCCGCCGCCGCTACGAGCGTGAGCGCTCCTACTCGCCGCGTAAGTCTTACTGGGGCCCGTAG
- the LOC123872429 gene encoding transformer-2 protein homolog alpha isoform X1 — protein MSDRERSRSRTRNGSREPAPKAAVMARGHSRSRSRTPPPPKASSRKYRSPTRSRSGTPRRGYRGSRYSRSRSRSYSPRGSYRRSHSHSPMSSRRRHQGDRVRLLENPTPSRCLGVFGLSLYTTEQQIHHIFSKFGPVDKVQVVIDAKTGRSRGFCFVYFESQDDAKVAKNECTGMEIDGRRIRVDFSITQRAHTPTPGIYMGKPTHVRGDNGYDRRRDRDSDYYYRGSYRGNERERDYYARGYRHRSPSPHYRRRRYERERSYSPRIETRSKG, from the exons ATGTCGGATCGTGAg AGGAGCCGCTCGAGGACCCGCAACGGGTCTCGGGAACCTGCCCCCAAGGCGGCTGTAATGGCTCGAGGGCACAGCCGAAGCCGGTCCCGCACGCCGCCGCCGCCAAAAGCATCCAGCAGAAAATACAGGAGCCC GACGCGCTCGCGCTCGGGCACGCCGCGGCGTGGCTACCGCGGGTCGCGCTACTCGCGCAGCCGCTCGCGCTCGTACTCGCCGCGCGGCTCGTACCGCCGCTCGCACTCGCACAGCCCGATGTCGTCGCGGCGGCGGCACCAAGGTGATCGGGTGAGGCTTTTG GAAAACCCAACACCATCTCGGTGCTTGGGTGTTTTTGGCTTGAGCCTGTATACAACTGAACAGCAAATCCACCACATCTTCTCTAAGTTTGGCCCCGTTGACAAAGTTCAAGTTGTTATTGATGCAAAG ACCGGTCGCTCTCGCGGATTCTGCTTCGTGTACTTCGAGTCTCAAGATGACGCAAAGGTGGCCAAGAACGAGTGTACTGGTATGGAGATAGACGGACGTCGCATCCGCGTTGACTTCTCTATCACGCAGCGCGCGCACACGCCTACACCCGGCATTTACATGGGCAAACCAACACA tgTACGAGGCGACAACGGCTACGACAGGCGCAGGGATAGgga CAGTGACTACTACTACCGCGGCAGCTACCGCGGCAACGAGCGCGAACGTGACTATTACGCGCGCGGCTACCGCCACCGCTCGCCCTCGCCGCACTACCGCCGCCGCCGCTACGAGCGTGAGCGCTCCTACTCGCCGC
- the LOC123872429 gene encoding transformer-2 protein homolog alpha isoform X3, translated as MSDRERSRSRTRNGSREPAPKAAVMARGHSRSRSRTPPPPKASSRKYRSPTRSRSGTPRRGYRGSRYSRSRSRSYSPRGSYRRSHSHSPMSSRRRHQGDRVRLLENPTPSRCLGVFGLSLYTTEQQIHHIFSKFGPVDKVQVVIDAKTGRSRGFCFVYFESQDDAKVAKNECTGMEIDGRRIRVDFSITQRAHTPTPGIYMGKPTHVRGDNGYDRRRDRDSDYYYRGSYRGNERERDYYARGYRHRSPSPHYRRRRYERERSYSPRRY; from the exons ATGTCGGATCGTGAg AGGAGCCGCTCGAGGACCCGCAACGGGTCTCGGGAACCTGCCCCCAAGGCGGCTGTAATGGCTCGAGGGCACAGCCGAAGCCGGTCCCGCACGCCGCCGCCGCCAAAAGCATCCAGCAGAAAATACAGGAGCCC GACGCGCTCGCGCTCGGGCACGCCGCGGCGTGGCTACCGCGGGTCGCGCTACTCGCGCAGCCGCTCGCGCTCGTACTCGCCGCGCGGCTCGTACCGCCGCTCGCACTCGCACAGCCCGATGTCGTCGCGGCGGCGGCACCAAGGTGATCGGGTGAGGCTTTTG GAAAACCCAACACCATCTCGGTGCTTGGGTGTTTTTGGCTTGAGCCTGTATACAACTGAACAGCAAATCCACCACATCTTCTCTAAGTTTGGCCCCGTTGACAAAGTTCAAGTTGTTATTGATGCAAAG ACCGGTCGCTCTCGCGGATTCTGCTTCGTGTACTTCGAGTCTCAAGATGACGCAAAGGTGGCCAAGAACGAGTGTACTGGTATGGAGATAGACGGACGTCGCATCCGCGTTGACTTCTCTATCACGCAGCGCGCGCACACGCCTACACCCGGCATTTACATGGGCAAACCAACACA tgTACGAGGCGACAACGGCTACGACAGGCGCAGGGATAGgga CAGTGACTACTACTACCGCGGCAGCTACCGCGGCAACGAGCGCGAACGTGACTATTACGCGCGCGGCTACCGCCACCGCTCGCCCTCGCCGCACTACCGCCGCCGCCGCTACGAGCGTGAGCGCTCCTACTCGCCGC GTCGGTATTAA